From Chryseobacterium salivictor, a single genomic window includes:
- the ureE gene encoding urease accessory protein UreE, whose product MIINEISGNLSERPLHGKTVDYLDLEWYETTKRIQRKNTVQGQEIAIKFLREGQRLREGDILFENQEKIVAVNVLETDAIVITPKSMLEMGTVCYEIGNKHIPLFIQDGEVLLPFEMPMFRWLDAAGYQPEKTKKKLLNLLKSNVEPHGHGSLGSSLFTKILKMASSKDDE is encoded by the coding sequence ATGATTATTAACGAAATTTCAGGCAATCTTTCTGAAAGGCCTCTTCATGGTAAAACCGTAGATTATCTGGATCTGGAATGGTATGAAACAACCAAAAGAATTCAGCGCAAAAATACGGTACAGGGACAGGAGATCGCGATTAAATTTCTGCGCGAAGGACAGCGCCTGCGCGAAGGTGATATCCTGTTTGAAAATCAGGAGAAAATTGTCGCCGTAAACGTACTGGAGACCGATGCAATCGTCATAACTCCAAAATCGATGCTCGAAATGGGAACCGTGTGTTACGAAATCGGCAACAAACACATTCCGCTCTTCATCCAGGACGGCGAAGTTTTGCTGCCTTTTGAAATGCCCATGTTCCGCTGGCTGGACGCGGCAGGCTATCAACCTGAAAAAACAAAAAAGAAACTGCTCAACTTGCTTAAATCAAATGTAGAACCGCACGGACACGGCAGTTTGGGATCGTCCCTTTTTACTAAAATATTAAAAATGGCTTCTTCTAAAGATGATGAATAA
- the ureC gene encoding urease subunit alpha — protein MSLEVDRKQYANILGPTTGDKIRLGDTNLIIEVEDDFGIYGDESIFGGGKTVRDGMGQNSTFLRSQGVLDLCITRAILIDHWGIVKADIGIKDGKIVGIGKAGNPDTMDGITPGMIIGASTEVHNGAGMIVTAGGIDTHVHFISPQQIETSLYSGITTMIGGGTGPNDGSNATTSTPGKFNIQRMMEATEAFPMNLGFFGKGNCSTVEPLEEQIEAGALGLKVHEDWGATPAVIDASLKVADKYDIQIAIHTDTLNESGFLEDTIAAIDGRVIHTFHTEGAGGGHAPDIIKAAMYPNVLPASTNPTRPFTVNTIDEHLDMLMVCHHLSKEIPEDVAFADSRIRPETIAAEDILHDMGVFSIMSSDSQAMGRCGEVIMRTWQTADKMKLQRKELEEDKGKGNDNFRVKRYIAKYTINPAIAHGISDYVGSLEVGKIADFVIWKPAFFGVKPEMIVKSGFVSASKMGDANASIPTPQPIVYKTMFGGFGTAVQKTSITFVSQASIENGTINSYQLNRIFLPVKNCRNIGKKDLIHNDKTPNIEVNPENYKVYVDGEYITCDPVEELPLAQRYFLF, from the coding sequence ATGAGTTTAGAAGTAGACAGAAAACAGTACGCGAATATCCTTGGACCTACAACGGGTGATAAAATTCGTCTTGGAGATACCAATCTGATCATAGAAGTAGAAGACGACTTCGGAATTTACGGCGATGAATCTATTTTTGGTGGCGGCAAAACCGTACGCGACGGAATGGGACAGAATTCTACATTTCTAAGATCACAGGGCGTTCTGGATCTGTGCATTACCCGCGCAATTCTGATCGATCACTGGGGAATTGTAAAAGCAGATATCGGGATTAAAGACGGCAAAATCGTCGGGATCGGTAAAGCAGGAAACCCAGATACCATGGATGGAATTACCCCCGGAATGATTATCGGCGCTTCTACAGAAGTCCACAACGGTGCCGGAATGATCGTTACAGCGGGTGGAATCGATACTCATGTTCACTTTATTTCCCCGCAGCAGATCGAAACTTCACTCTACAGTGGAATCACTACGATGATCGGTGGAGGAACCGGACCAAATGACGGCAGCAATGCCACAACCTCAACACCGGGAAAATTCAATATTCAGAGAATGATGGAGGCCACTGAAGCCTTTCCCATGAATCTGGGATTTTTCGGCAAAGGAAACTGCTCCACCGTGGAACCTCTAGAAGAACAGATCGAAGCCGGCGCACTGGGGCTTAAGGTCCACGAAGACTGGGGCGCTACTCCGGCAGTAATCGACGCATCGCTGAAAGTAGCCGATAAATACGATATCCAGATCGCCATCCATACCGACACCCTGAATGAAAGCGGATTCCTGGAAGATACCATTGCCGCCATCGACGGACGGGTAATCCACACATTCCATACGGAAGGCGCGGGAGGAGGCCATGCTCCGGACATTATCAAAGCCGCGATGTATCCAAACGTATTACCGGCTTCTACCAACCCTACCCGTCCGTTTACCGTGAACACGATCGATGAACATTTAGACATGCTGATGGTTTGCCATCATTTGAGTAAAGAGATTCCCGAAGATGTCGCTTTTGCCGATTCCCGTATTCGTCCAGAAACAATCGCAGCCGAAGACATCCTTCATGACATGGGCGTTTTCAGCATCATGAGTTCCGATTCCCAGGCGATGGGGCGTTGCGGAGAAGTCATTATGAGAACATGGCAGACCGCCGATAAGATGAAATTGCAGCGCAAGGAACTGGAAGAAGACAAAGGCAAAGGAAATGACAATTTCCGCGTTAAAAGATACATCGCAAAATATACCATCAACCCTGCCATCGCGCATGGAATCTCCGACTATGTAGGATCACTGGAAGTGGGCAAGATCGCCGATTTCGTCATTTGGAAACCCGCATTTTTCGGGGTAAAACCTGAAATGATCGTAAAAAGCGGCTTTGTAAGCGCCAGTAAAATGGGCGATGCTAATGCCTCGATCCCAACACCACAGCCAATCGTTTACAAAACGATGTTCGGTGGTTTCGGCACCGCGGTACAGAAAACGAGCATCACCTTCGTTTCCCAGGCATCCATCGAAAACGGAACCATTAACAGCTATCAGCTCAACAGGATTTTCCTTCCGGTGAAAAACTGCCGCAACATCGGTAAAAAAGACTTGATTCACAATGACAAAACTCCAAACATTGAAGTCAATCCCGAAAACTACAAAGTATATGTGGACGGCGAGTACATCACCTGTGATCCGGTGGAAGAACTGCCGTTGGCACAAAGATATTTCCTTTTTTAA
- the ureB gene encoding urease subunit beta, which translates to MIPGEIFVKEGTIICNEGRPTVKIKVTNTGDRPIQVGSHYHFFEVNKAMLFNRDEAFGKRLNIISSTAVRFEPGEEKEVELVEIGGDRNFYGFDNLVSGSIDSQEVKDRALAKMKSLNYKSL; encoded by the coding sequence ATGATACCTGGAGAAATATTTGTAAAAGAAGGCACGATTATCTGTAATGAAGGCAGGCCGACCGTAAAAATAAAAGTGACCAATACCGGCGACCGACCCATACAGGTAGGTTCGCATTATCATTTTTTTGAAGTAAACAAAGCGATGTTGTTTAACCGCGATGAAGCCTTCGGAAAAAGACTGAATATCATATCAAGTACTGCAGTCCGTTTTGAGCCCGGCGAAGAAAAAGAAGTAGAACTGGTAGAGATTGGAGGAGACCGGAATTTCTACGGTTTCGACAATCTTGTAAGCGGATCTATCGACTCTCAGGAGGTGAAAGATCGGGCACTTGCTAAAATGAAATCTTTGAACTATAAATCTTTATAA
- the ureA gene encoding urease subunit gamma: MHLTPREIEKLMLHTAGELALKRKARGVKLNYPESIALISHFVMEGARDGKRVADLMHEGANILTREDVMTGVPEMIHDIQIEATFPDGTKMVSVHNPIR; encoded by the coding sequence ATGCATTTAACACCACGAGAAATCGAAAAACTGATGCTGCACACCGCTGGAGAACTTGCTCTGAAAAGAAAAGCAAGGGGTGTGAAACTGAATTACCCCGAATCTATAGCCCTGATCAGTCATTTTGTGATGGAAGGAGCAAGAGACGGAAAACGCGTTGCCGACCTCATGCACGAAGGCGCAAATATTCTTACGAGAGAGGATGTGATGACCGGCGTGCCCGAAATGATCCATGACATACAGATTGAAGCAACGTTCCCCGACGGAACCAAAATGGTGAGCGTGCACAATCCTATCCGATAA
- the alaS gene encoding alanine--tRNA ligase — protein sequence MTSQNIRQQFLDYFKSKNHLIVPSAPIVLKDDPTLMFSNSGMTQFKDYFLGYKEPKSPRIADTQKCLRVSGKHNDLDDVGRDTYHHTMFEMLGNWSFGDYFKKEAIGYAWELLTEVYKIPKENLYVTVFEGDASENLDRDQDAYNFWKAHISEDRIINGNKKDNFWEMGESGPCGPCSEIHVDIRTDEEKARVSGLELVNNDHPQVVEVWNLVFMEFNRKADGSLEKLPKQHVDTGMGFERLCMALQGKTSNYDTDVFTPLIQKVEELSGKKYTGILEDEKDIAIRVVVDHIRAVTFAIADGQLPSNGGAGYVIRRILRRGISYAYRFLGMKEAFLFELVAVLRTEMGDFFPELVKQQKLVTEVIKEEETSFLKTIEHGLKRIDLIINDTISKGQKTLSGVDVFELYDTYGFPADLSRIIAEEKQLTVDEQGFEEEMTKQKQRSKKSSAQKVYDWVVLEEKAESFVGYDVLETETYITRYRKIENKDGEFYQIVLSKSPFYPEGGGQVGDKGILIPSYTAGFDISNPSVFDITDCSEIIEVLETRKENNLIVSLIKDLPKDAGAVFYAKVNESERRNTQANHSVTHLLHEALREVLGTHVEQKGSFVGPDYLRFDFSHFSKISEEDLKVVEEKVNAKIKENIALQEFREIPITEAMEKGAMALFGEKYGDKVRMIQFGSSKELCGGTHVKHTGEIGHFKIQNESSTAAGIRRIEAISGDQSAAYFRNLETQLKEISSLLKSKELTKSVEKLIEENTSLKSEIESLKKEKAKSETSNWANDFVQKEDKKLLVKKVSLDAGSVKDIVFQLKKDVANSVIIVLSDADGKPMITVSVSSDLEAKYHAGNIVKDLAKEIQGGGGGNPGFATAGGKNLDGIENAYQKALAL from the coding sequence ATGACTTCACAAAATATACGCCAGCAGTTTTTAGACTATTTTAAAAGTAAAAATCACCTGATCGTACCGTCAGCGCCGATTGTATTGAAAGACGATCCTACCTTGATGTTCTCCAATTCTGGAATGACCCAGTTTAAGGATTACTTTTTAGGTTATAAAGAACCGAAATCACCGCGAATTGCAGACACACAAAAATGTCTGAGAGTTTCCGGGAAGCATAATGATTTGGACGATGTCGGCCGCGATACTTACCATCACACGATGTTTGAAATGTTAGGGAACTGGTCATTTGGTGATTATTTTAAAAAAGAAGCCATTGGTTATGCCTGGGAATTACTGACAGAAGTTTATAAGATTCCGAAAGAAAATTTATATGTTACTGTTTTTGAAGGTGATGCTTCCGAAAACTTAGACCGCGACCAGGATGCCTACAATTTCTGGAAAGCTCATATTTCTGAAGACCGGATCATTAACGGAAATAAAAAAGATAATTTCTGGGAAATGGGCGAGAGCGGACCTTGTGGACCTTGTTCCGAAATTCATGTCGATATCAGAACAGACGAAGAGAAAGCCAGAGTTTCCGGTTTGGAGTTGGTGAATAACGATCACCCGCAAGTGGTAGAAGTCTGGAATCTCGTTTTCATGGAATTCAACAGGAAAGCCGACGGAAGTCTGGAAAAACTGCCAAAGCAGCACGTAGATACCGGAATGGGTTTTGAGCGTTTGTGTATGGCTTTACAAGGCAAAACTTCGAATTATGATACCGATGTTTTCACGCCTTTAATTCAAAAAGTAGAAGAACTTTCAGGAAAAAAATATACCGGAATTTTAGAAGACGAAAAAGATATTGCCATCCGCGTGGTGGTCGATCATATCCGGGCGGTTACTTTTGCAATTGCCGATGGACAGTTGCCTTCAAACGGTGGCGCTGGTTACGTAATCCGCAGGATTTTGCGCCGCGGAATCTCGTATGCTTACCGATTTTTAGGAATGAAAGAAGCTTTCCTTTTTGAATTGGTGGCTGTTTTAAGAACCGAAATGGGCGACTTTTTCCCTGAACTGGTTAAACAGCAAAAACTGGTGACGGAAGTGATCAAAGAAGAAGAAACTTCTTTCCTGAAAACCATCGAACACGGTTTAAAAAGAATTGATTTAATTATTAACGATACGATTTCAAAAGGACAGAAAACCCTTTCCGGCGTGGATGTTTTCGAATTGTACGATACGTACGGTTTCCCCGCGGATTTATCGAGAATCATCGCTGAAGAAAAACAGTTGACCGTTGATGAGCAAGGTTTTGAAGAAGAAATGACCAAGCAGAAACAGCGTTCCAAAAAATCATCCGCACAAAAAGTTTATGACTGGGTTGTTTTAGAGGAAAAAGCAGAATCTTTTGTAGGGTATGATGTCCTGGAAACTGAAACCTATATTACAAGATACCGGAAAATTGAAAATAAAGACGGCGAATTTTATCAGATCGTGCTTTCCAAATCGCCATTTTATCCTGAAGGTGGCGGGCAAGTGGGTGACAAGGGAATTTTAATTCCAAGTTATACCGCAGGTTTTGATATTTCAAATCCAAGCGTTTTTGATATTACAGACTGTTCAGAAATCATCGAAGTGCTGGAAACCAGAAAAGAAAATAATCTGATCGTCTCTTTAATTAAAGATTTGCCGAAAGATGCAGGTGCAGTTTTTTATGCTAAAGTAAACGAATCGGAAAGAAGAAATACGCAGGCGAATCATTCGGTGACGCATTTGCTTCACGAAGCGCTGCGCGAAGTTTTAGGAACACACGTGGAACAGAAAGGATCTTTCGTAGGTCCGGATTATCTGCGTTTTGATTTTTCCCATTTTTCTAAAATCAGTGAAGAAGATTTGAAAGTGGTTGAAGAAAAGGTGAATGCAAAAATCAAAGAAAATATTGCCCTTCAGGAATTCCGTGAAATCCCAATTACGGAAGCCATGGAAAAAGGAGCAATGGCACTTTTCGGTGAGAAATACGGCGATAAAGTAAGAATGATTCAGTTCGGTTCTTCCAAAGAACTGTGTGGGGGAACGCATGTGAAACATACGGGAGAAATCGGTCATTTTAAAATTCAGAACGAAAGTTCTACTGCAGCCGGAATCCGCAGAATAGAAGCGATTTCCGGAGATCAGTCTGCGGCTTATTTCAGGAATTTGGAAACCCAGCTGAAAGAGATTTCTTCTTTATTAAAGTCAAAAGAGCTTACGAAATCAGTGGAGAAACTGATCGAGGAAAATACTTCTTTAAAATCTGAAATAGAATCTTTGAAAAAAGAGAAAGCAAAATCTGAAACGTCGAACTGGGCCAATGATTTCGTTCAGAAAGAAGATAAAAAATTACTGGTGAAGAAAGTTTCTCTGGATGCCGGTAGCGTGAAAGATATTGTGTTCCAGTTGAAGAAAGATGTTGCGAATTCAGTGATTATCGTCCTTTCTGATGCGGATGGGAAACCGATGATTACCGTAAGCGTATCTTCAGATTTAGAAGCAAAATACCACGCGGGAAATATCGTGAAAGATTTGGCTAAGGAGATCCAGGGTGGCGGCGGCGGAAATCCGGGCTTTGCAACAGCAGGTGGAAAAAACCTGGATGGAATTGAAAACGCTTATCAAAAAGCACTCGCTCTGTAA
- a CDS encoding GNAT family N-acetyltransferase — MVEFIKAAEKDIPLFQQLAEKSWNAAYRNILPQDQIDYMLKEMYSHQEISDQLKNPNYHYYFILNNGSAAGFIGFEFHYEKDTAKLHRIYLLEEFKGKGLGKKAINFLKEKVAETSDRRIILNVNKDNPAKKIYESQGFSVFAEGIFDIGNGYVMDDYLMEYRF, encoded by the coding sequence ATGGTTGAATTTATAAAAGCAGCGGAAAAAGATATTCCTCTTTTTCAGCAACTGGCTGAAAAATCCTGGAATGCAGCCTACAGAAACATTCTCCCGCAAGATCAGATCGATTATATGTTGAAGGAAATGTATTCTCATCAGGAAATCTCTGATCAGCTCAAAAATCCAAATTATCACTATTACTTCATTTTAAATAATGGGAGCGCTGCCGGATTTATCGGTTTCGAATTTCATTATGAAAAAGACACTGCCAAACTCCACCGCATTTATCTTTTAGAAGAATTCAAAGGAAAAGGTCTCGGCAAAAAAGCCATCAATTTCTTAAAAGAAAAAGTCGCAGAAACTTCAGACAGGAGAATTATCCTGAACGTCAACAAAGATAATCCTGCAAAAAAAATTTATGAATCGCAAGGATTTTCGGTATTTGCAGAAGGTATTTTTGACATCGGAAACGGTTATGTAATGGATGATTACTTAATGGAATACCGGTTTTAA
- a CDS encoding metallophosphoesterase, producing the protein MQRNILIITGILFALEFYVYQAFKTVTNNNSLRIAYWVITVLVYLFFIYEVLNFKRTERDHQQVQIVASVFLVFLLPKLFVVFFLLIEDFGRGIKYTVQLFGTAENHIPERRKFLSIVGIGTAALLSGLFLDGIVFGKYRHSIRKVKLKIAGLPKSFSGYKIVQISDVHAGSFLRPEKLQKAIDLINEQKPDLVLFTGDMVNNYASEFKPFVDLFQSIQSKDGKFSILGNHDYGDYGTWNSAAEKAQNIPNLIELQKQAGFEMLRNEHRIIEKNGEKLYVLGVENWGEKPFPQYGDLDKASYGIPAEAAKLLMSHDPTHFDAIVKNHPSNVQLTLSGHTHGMQFGLDLKNVRWSPVQYRYKKWADLYESNGKSLYVNRGFGVIGYPGRVGIDPEITLLELS; encoded by the coding sequence ATGCAAAGAAATATTTTAATAATTACAGGAATTTTATTCGCCCTCGAATTTTATGTTTATCAGGCTTTTAAAACCGTCACAAACAATAATTCCCTTCGGATTGCTTATTGGGTGATTACGGTTTTGGTGTATTTATTTTTCATTTATGAAGTCCTTAATTTCAAACGTACAGAACGCGATCATCAGCAGGTACAGATTGTCGCTTCGGTATTTTTAGTTTTTTTACTTCCCAAACTTTTTGTGGTTTTCTTTCTTTTGATCGAAGATTTCGGACGGGGAATTAAATATACCGTTCAATTATTTGGCACGGCCGAAAATCACATTCCCGAACGCAGGAAATTTTTAAGTATCGTCGGAATAGGAACTGCAGCACTGCTTTCAGGTTTATTTCTGGATGGGATTGTTTTTGGAAAATACAGGCATTCGATAAGAAAAGTGAAATTAAAGATAGCGGGTTTGCCGAAAAGTTTCAGCGGTTACAAAATCGTGCAGATTTCCGATGTCCACGCCGGCAGTTTTCTCCGTCCCGAAAAACTGCAGAAAGCCATCGATTTAATTAATGAGCAAAAACCAGATTTAGTCCTGTTTACCGGCGATATGGTCAATAATTACGCCAGCGAGTTTAAACCTTTTGTGGACTTATTCCAAAGCATACAGTCGAAAGACGGCAAGTTTTCAATTCTCGGAAATCATGATTACGGCGATTACGGTACCTGGAATTCAGCGGCCGAAAAAGCACAGAACATTCCCAATTTAATTGAATTACAAAAACAGGCCGGCTTTGAAATGCTTAGAAATGAGCATCGGATCATTGAGAAAAACGGCGAAAAACTGTATGTACTTGGTGTAGAAAACTGGGGCGAAAAACCTTTTCCACAATATGGAGATTTGGATAAAGCGTCTTATGGGATCCCTGCCGAAGCTGCGAAATTATTGATGAGCCACGATCCCACGCATTTTGATGCCATCGTAAAAAATCATCCTTCCAATGTACAGCTCACGCTTTCGGGGCACACCCACGGCATGCAGTTTGGGCTTGATCTGAAAAACGTCCGTTGGTCTCCGGTGCAGTACCGTTATAAAAAATGGGCAGATTTATATGAAAGCAATGGAAAATCGCTTTATGTCAACCGGGGCTTTGGCGTGATCGGTTATCCCGGAAGAGTCGGCATCGATCCTGAAATAACCTTACTGGAATTGAGTTAA
- a CDS encoding 3-oxoacyl-ACP synthase III family protein — protein MPNTIIIGSGSYIPTKVIGKEYFMDSVFYTDEGEKIDKPNEEVIQKFVEITEIETRCYLEEDEFNSDLGYRAAKEAIADAKIDQEDLDYIIYASNFGEVDQNGMTNFMPSMSSRVKNKLNIKNRRTVNYDMIFGCPGWVEAMILADTLIKAKKAKLILVVGSETLSRVTDAFDRNKMIFADGAGAVVVQATDDETVGIIADSTICDNGPELNYLENAPSLKKDEDRRPLYIRMHGRKIYEYALKNVPDAIKETIDKANLTIDDIDKILIHQANAKMDYAMISRLFKLYGRTDYDHAVSPMTIQYLGNSSVATIPTMFDLIRKGKMEGQSFKEKGNIVFTSVGAGMNINAIVYRFP, from the coding sequence ATGCCCAATACAATCATAATCGGATCAGGAAGTTACATTCCTACTAAGGTAATCGGTAAAGAATACTTCATGGACTCTGTTTTTTACACCGACGAAGGTGAGAAAATCGACAAACCTAATGAAGAAGTCATTCAAAAATTTGTAGAAATCACCGAAATTGAAACCCGATGTTACCTGGAAGAAGACGAATTTAACTCTGATTTGGGATACCGCGCGGCAAAAGAAGCCATCGCGGACGCAAAAATAGACCAGGAAGATTTAGACTATATTATTTACGCCAGTAATTTTGGTGAAGTTGACCAAAACGGAATGACCAACTTCATGCCTTCGATGTCTTCCAGAGTGAAAAACAAACTCAACATTAAAAACAGAAGAACCGTAAATTACGACATGATTTTTGGCTGCCCCGGTTGGGTAGAAGCCATGATTTTGGCAGATACGCTTATTAAAGCTAAAAAAGCAAAATTAATATTGGTGGTAGGATCTGAAACCCTAAGCCGGGTAACCGACGCATTTGACCGCAACAAAATGATTTTTGCCGATGGGGCCGGAGCGGTCGTTGTACAGGCAACCGACGATGAAACCGTGGGAATCATTGCCGATTCAACCATTTGTGATAACGGACCGGAATTAAACTATCTCGAAAATGCACCTTCCTTAAAAAAAGATGAAGACCGCAGACCTTTATACATCAGAATGCACGGTAGAAAAATCTACGAATATGCCTTGAAAAATGTTCCTGATGCGATTAAAGAAACCATTGACAAAGCAAATTTAACCATCGACGATATCGATAAAATCTTAATTCACCAGGCAAATGCCAAAATGGATTATGCCATGATCTCCCGCTTGTTTAAACTCTACGGCAGAACAGATTACGATCACGCGGTTTCGCCAATGACGATTCAATATCTAGGAAACTCTTCTGTGGCTACAATACCAACCATGTTCGATTTAATTAGGAAAGGAAAAATGGAGGGGCAATCATTCAAAGAAAAAGGAAATATCGTCTTCACTTCGGTAGGAGCCGGAATGAACATCAACGCGATTGTTTACCGTTTTCCTTAA